Proteins encoded together in one Shewanella acanthi window:
- a CDS encoding SMI1/KNR4 family protein, with protein sequence MHDIIEQLQERSETVPVPLELPTFEQLVEVEEQILIPLPRELKEYLLYASDVIYGAIEPVTAADPYSHTYLPEVTCYAWSIGLPRDLIAICQLGDDFYCIDQDGQVHFWKNGDFADIYWESFWEWVEDIWLKNKY encoded by the coding sequence ATGCACGACATCATTGAGCAACTCCAAGAACGCAGCGAAACCGTGCCAGTGCCGTTGGAGTTACCCACATTTGAGCAATTGGTAGAAGTGGAAGAGCAAATCCTGATCCCACTACCGAGGGAGCTTAAGGAATACCTGCTCTATGCCAGTGACGTCATTTATGGGGCTATTGAGCCTGTCACGGCTGCGGATCCCTATTCGCACACCTATCTGCCCGAAGTCACCTGCTATGCTTGGTCTATCGGTCTACCAAGGGACTTAATTGCCATCTGTCAGTTAGGGGATGACTTCTACTGTATCGATCAGGATGGCCAAGTGCATTTTTGGAAAAATGGCGACTTTGCCGATATCTACTGGGAATCATTCTGGGAATGGGTTGAAGATATCTGGC